A part of Penaeus chinensis breed Huanghai No. 1 chromosome 6, ASM1920278v2, whole genome shotgun sequence genomic DNA contains:
- the LOC125026359 gene encoding uncharacterized protein LOC125026359 — translation MACPLSLEETLDGIAKIFEKEHGKNCPKTLLSSLLLNAEKAEMSEDVILSLDKKLKTWHTQNKISLVEADVPSTILPFGYSASLVDVRVKSRGPDDKIYKNNPEIRSMVPRGLTLIHLHGHEKKYEVILYANKKFTGGVGDEDESQPENDDSWREYCLAPPETATDLICMTKLNGEAAHFSGRFLCGQFYIITGSKNVHMILKNKDEIDLYEGSRYSIAKVIARAVFEALENLDQESRLLVYSLLHHTKCTVLSEILQPKHQHIVNLCALDKPEVNVLMLTPTFVDEEESSFTAFPPHHMLDMMAALGFACAPFTVTSPDTMSEQKERVRNELHKEGEVMYFVNGKGETIGIAKVKTCWYVVLRALREQTVNSFTAAKKRENWTLQGRIALAHKRLTSIQHWLYFSNEYLAKWKKLSADFLTWLHKEIENRREIASNIRPHFPIMWERFLREEDETDNFVS, via the exons ATGGCATGCCCTCTGAGTCTGGAAGAGACATTGGATGGCATTGCAAAAATCTTTGAAAAAGAACATGGAAAAAACTGCCCCAAAACActcctgtcatcattattactgaatgCAGAAAAAGCAGAAATGAGTGAAGATGTCATATTAAG CTTAGACAAAAAACTCAAAACATggcatacacaaaataaaatcagCCTTGTAGAGGCAGATGTGCCATCTACAATTCTTCCCTTTGGGTACTCAGCAAGCCTTGTCGATGTAAGAGTTAAATCTCGGGGACCAGATGATAAAATATACAAGAATAATCCTGAAATTCGTAGCATG GTTCCTCGAGGGCTTACTTTGATACATTTACAtggtcatgaaaaaaaatatgaagtcaTACTTTATGCCAACAAAAAGTTTACTGGTGGAGTGGGGGATGAAGATGAAAGTCAACCAGAAAATGATGATAGTTGGAGAGAGTACTGCTTGGCTCCACCTGAGACAGCTACTGACTTGATATGTATGACAAAGCTAAATGGAGAAGCGGCTCATTTTAGTGGAAG ATTTTTGTGTGGTCAATTTTACATAATTACGGGCAGTAAAAATGTTCACATGATTTTAAAGAACAAGGATGAGATTGATCTGTATGAAGGAAGCCGGTATAGTATAGCTAag GTTATTGCAAGAGCTGTGTTTGAGGCGTTAGAAAACTTGGACCAAGAATCCCGTCTTCTGGTTTACAGTCTTCTTCATCACACCAAATGTACCGTTCTAAGTGAAATTCTTCAGCCTAAACATCAGCACATTGTAAATCTATGTGCTCTTGACAAACCTGAAGTAAATGTCCTCATGCTTACGCCAACGTTTGTAGATGAAGAGGAGTCAAGCTTTACAGCATTTCCTCCCCACCATATGCTGGACATGATGGCTGCTCTAGGATTTGCATGTGCTCCTTTTACTGTTACTTCTCCAGATACTATGTCAGAAcaaaaggaaagg GTTCGGAATGAGTTGCACAAGGAAGGTGAAGTTATGTATTTTGTTAATGGCAAGGGTGAAACTATTGGCATTGCAAAAGTGAAGACTTGCTGGTATGTTGTATTAAGAGCTCTGCGAGAACAGACTGTCAATAGCTTTACAGCagccaagaaaagagaaaattggacCTTGCAGGGTCGGATTGCTCTAGCTCATAAAAGACTGACCAGCATTCAACATTGGTTATACTTCTCTAATGAATATCTTGCTAAATGGAAG AAACTGTCAGCAGATTTCCTTACCTGGTtgcataaagaaatagaaaaccgCCGTGAGATTGCATCCAACATTCGTCCACACTTCCCCATCATGTGGGAGAGATTTTTGCGTGAGGAGGACGAAACAGATAATTTTGTTTCCTAG